In one Micromonospora polyrhachis genomic region, the following are encoded:
- a CDS encoding WXG100-like domain-containing protein has product MIELWDFGDPWNVVRDSVVWLGSGGNAWPKGNEDQLRLLAADWRALAAQLGPAVAGAQLSANVLSELWGGDSGAWFARAWEEVGVVIPETLFDAIGEIADSLDAAALDIEHSKLSTLLEIGIVITEIFVFAVMWWLSFGAAMAAAAVRLNAARLTVRQIFELLVSRAGASFTQRSGYASMRELVSGLRGKTLVLMAGNEAGREGLVNLLPQWIQVKVLETREEVDVHAVAVDAVAGGFGAMGAPVGDIGRTLARKIDNEAVRGLSNVGADAVSEWTEELLGNLGGSLATDGTFALNPPGLDQVVAGMARNYISDGARIGERVGNFGRGLVGLETTQQQMERQARGMREGAVRHQHDAQRAATEARAAADVAERRAQESAAAHEAARSAADDRSAGPAPSTAPTHAPDVRPAGTQAPDVRPAGTQAPDAQPSGAQTPAESGSPTPAPVGPGVPAPGVPTTDAPHTAPQPSQGGQPVQGGQPIQNQGQQSEQVRLAEELATQERVSADTAARQAQLAEQAARDAREAAERAARAESPEELAEAVRAAAVASNEAIQARNVAAAHASIETEPTADADRTPATNPNGSDASPAADTQDAPGTGTTDPSTSARNDAPADAVTPTSRGASTGTWPNSMPPGTTTTLGSARRAAPTAPGGASRTGSGRSDNAAGAPDPNPHPSIPGDTDGELIGDTRSDADPSDSPAPRSTPVNPDRPGLPAAPGGFAGNRSLGIQGRPSIGIQGRPSVPARRSRPAGELRLGGGIPAESVRPEAYDPPTPAQERALDDAIPRDAEGLPVIHPPLTSGWTLLTNGGGPFQVGRHNNGTEVARALASTWFGRPVVAGSNRGGSSTSQPTEAWIGSPYVVQPGGIAGLDQIHAAVREAGPGAFAFVQVRIPGVETAHELAVVNEGGTVKWIDPVAGVAEALTPPYTDVESSQALLLDADGVAVSTPDTRRVSLSEESGTQPGSPEPAVTRRTTDGEPTPYAPTGRMRGLRTSLTRPENLRSALDDAAIRRAVEAAVAVGGGTRPVRMDEDPAAVRRRVAAEAAESRPGRPERQASPRLRYALELPATDYADAVRRTLDDLAAQGYQPVRLVDGWAAGEVGGLVSQWRDPSTGREFHLRLDTPQSRAAYDAVREWQEARRADADPDRLRHLAERRQQALARVRPPEGLGGIQLPGVAAPTDSRPAETSRTPEQAAADRRESAQPTPELAAAWNDEQLARLPLVTGRRAIQAVRDFVNSTPSGLEFTGDPQLGRYAEALHPEDGVLKIALHGLRNGEVVVGGYRMSAESFARGLADLNRSGRISLGDRRIKLVSCYSGAGSRPAAAALARILRRKVTGVTEKMWTYLDGTEVMASPDVHNGRRPAVPADGRERTFDSRGREVPSVPVDGADAAAAPNPPVESGGGSRAGPASEVGRDDRSRMTGDRWDSHRTPDGRLHRIGDRAGTFREPGTDRLHGELDAPGTYRDESDFSLRSAETGRPVRDPLTDPRRPVRHRAAEGPAQTYQFRQPPDQAVQAVRRAAAARRELAEFRETTLRPQMELLGVSDPQELTRSNLNRTRDRLRAEYAHDPAMLAHVQELVAAAREHSDLVAAARAAEAAVPHAAALRLLADRFGLAEADVLTREPGEGPTPAREFVALGLDRTSHRLVIVDTRPFRRSRYLLPDGSLTERGTPQYVRDVLETNPELHAQLRQNPDLLDELHRALALGDLEVELHRIEVGVDGDQQVSITTRQADLSGLALDGLTERLPPPSGNPDPALRQRLLDSARRVGEAHTSRPGRYGITRIEVQDGYVEVTVESGLSIPGVHLGRARTFRIEFAAVSKAEKLIGYQLRDDGVYEVSFAANHLDGVTTATLDQYVARAIGQVVGEVRATSSGRFGRLRGRPGGPLNSNDALTNDPTPPRRPRPSHADLVALAELDAQLQLHAQADGPRRTAIEAELRTFIETRALREGVPGAEARAELVRRHLSRPAAVLFEERRRWWYDSDPVVAGTMYHLNEVARLLYEPVLVVPELTIEPASVPGRSVYRVTPAGWRNQGQLSFTIEVVSGSVPDGQIATFQGGGWERHFHLVVDRDRFALGDPRSVRDLQAAEAAFQRELYDTLRKLTRLQQARPAQVPYRRIDRVFANLPNVVSIGVSAVLSWLNNNPLLVLRRAVASSVDLLTNDPISRGDSYTKQERKHDRVLAQLPDRSGIADGELQRRIDDSYDQAGELAVRIQGDRTLAERTVQPEPGKKPDTAEISEPEGRKVRERIRNGIASISQDLASDPIEHLQGIWFTGDRTGLFSRWRRSGAIGVLKGIGRPLGEAGLRQRRRRSAVRAGSEDSYELEVRGGAGVVVYVEVAHTADPDKIEVEYTEERITLRVPPKLAEVEEKAMRTAVRDALAAVAKRQHELTQFVTSGRIHLERRAAEEAPISGLAWPLGNWAINGYGHMQAAAGMAKALVQVLVDRFVGRRDRELTAFLEEYDLKHAGRLSAAQRRNVGAQIEDLAKIGGNLARATLERLQGQRRNVPVSAPPAAGETTRTEEDGKTAAEEQKSVRRDSIKAAMSELNERHDVTFSSRDIIDENGRLVGVSCSEADSRRRLQRTRKLYRYVSSLYRRGDIEVRFIFGQVEDERLLVPTADRMSRNSFDFTVNVDADPDQVAGAVRHLMDNVLYDRKNPISRARWIREDLLPALSAGIGGGMLTAIFTGSFSLGVVAALTVLSVAGRAALRMKQIHDNDLGIVRSLSETNKDNTPPERLREKVEEQRRAVEELERQARQIEAELAADPRTTDDVARLVRHYEQLPPADADVLPNVDATVTNFEELPRAGVIARVRDTEHTFRLAFRGAGNRPEQLTFEIRTGPVGAEGIVTAYRVNSDVTYVLHVDPTQSPERIADAIQAWAQQEIIRISQQPTGLPSPKFRWLRFARDAVGQAMASGVRLVEAKIRHKPWDKSVKTQTAYSVSASVTSGVAELAGISYEGNEAVSAQNRSELAKRRLSTTGEEHLAIFGAEADTLLTRTRWAFNRLRYLEQIAANLPPAERPVPFQDLSRFLPGEPMSWGVEGSAGGDLSYDPSDLDPTPRPGETPQLAAERAEWARVAMVFNELGDTPPRFDVADNDAAHASDGAHTLERHGPAVPLTREPHTHTVEGRIYGDAPWPRRQNFSSRWLDVAVMNRAINEYVAENWQTIREDLALEGRHVDVAMHARLVGEGYANLSMGTRASPVPRYYLTKLFRVTLKLVPGSAPARAFIVTAFPESKRS; this is encoded by the coding sequence GTGATTGAGCTGTGGGATTTTGGTGACCCGTGGAATGTGGTTCGTGACTCTGTGGTGTGGCTCGGTTCGGGTGGCAATGCCTGGCCGAAAGGTAACGAGGATCAGCTTCGCCTGCTGGCTGCCGATTGGCGAGCGTTGGCGGCGCAGTTGGGTCCTGCTGTGGCGGGGGCGCAACTTTCCGCGAACGTGTTGAGTGAGCTCTGGGGTGGTGATTCGGGAGCCTGGTTCGCGCGGGCGTGGGAAGAGGTTGGGGTCGTAATACCAGAGACGCTGTTCGATGCGATCGGTGAGATCGCCGACTCGTTGGACGCGGCGGCGCTCGACATCGAGCACAGCAAGCTGTCCACGTTGCTCGAGATCGGGATCGTGATTACGGAGATCTTCGTCTTCGCGGTGATGTGGTGGCTGTCGTTCGGAGCGGCGATGGCGGCGGCGGCGGTGCGGCTCAATGCGGCGCGGTTGACGGTTCGTCAGATCTTCGAGCTGTTGGTGAGTCGGGCGGGTGCGTCGTTTACCCAGCGGTCTGGTTACGCCAGCATGCGTGAGCTGGTGTCCGGGTTGCGGGGCAAGACCCTGGTGTTGATGGCGGGTAACGAGGCGGGTCGAGAGGGGTTAGTCAATCTTCTGCCGCAGTGGATCCAGGTCAAGGTGCTGGAGACCCGTGAAGAGGTGGATGTGCACGCTGTGGCGGTGGACGCCGTCGCTGGCGGGTTCGGGGCGATGGGGGCGCCGGTCGGCGATATCGGCCGTACATTGGCGCGGAAGATCGACAACGAAGCCGTTCGGGGCTTGTCGAACGTTGGCGCAGACGCGGTCTCGGAGTGGACCGAAGAACTCCTGGGGAACCTGGGTGGTTCGCTGGCCACCGATGGCACGTTTGCGCTGAATCCGCCGGGATTGGATCAGGTCGTCGCCGGCATGGCGCGTAACTACATCAGTGATGGTGCGCGTATCGGTGAGCGGGTGGGCAACTTCGGTCGTGGTCTGGTGGGGCTGGAGACGACGCAGCAGCAGATGGAGCGGCAGGCCCGTGGGATGCGGGAGGGGGCGGTCCGACACCAGCATGATGCGCAGCGTGCGGCGACCGAGGCCCGTGCGGCTGCTGATGTGGCCGAGCGGCGTGCCCAGGAATCGGCGGCGGCTCATGAAGCCGCGCGATCGGCTGCTGATGACCGATCCGCTGGCCCGGCACCTTCGACGGCTCCGACTCACGCTCCTGATGTGCGACCTGCCGGTACCCAGGCTCCTGATGTGCGACCTGCCGGTACCCAGGCTCCTGATGCGCAACCGTCCGGCGCGCAGACGCCGGCGGAGTCTGGTTCTCCCACACCGGCTCCGGTCGGGCCGGGTGTGCCAGCTCCCGGAGTGCCGACCACCGATGCGCCCCACACAGCACCTCAGCCGTCACAGGGTGGGCAGCCGGTACAGGGTGGGCAGCCGATACAGAATCAGGGACAGCAGAGCGAACAGGTACGGCTTGCCGAAGAGTTGGCGACGCAGGAAAGGGTGAGCGCAGACACCGCTGCGAGGCAGGCGCAACTCGCCGAGCAGGCGGCCCGAGACGCGCGGGAAGCAGCCGAGCGGGCCGCCCGGGCCGAGTCTCCCGAGGAGCTTGCGGAAGCGGTTCGAGCCGCAGCGGTCGCGAGCAACGAAGCCATCCAAGCCAGAAACGTCGCCGCAGCCCATGCCAGCATCGAGACCGAACCCACCGCCGATGCTGATAGGACACCCGCCACCAACCCGAACGGCAGCGATGCCTCGCCTGCGGCCGACACGCAAGATGCGCCAGGCACGGGTACGACCGACCCGAGTACCTCAGCAAGGAACGACGCTCCTGCCGACGCGGTAACCCCGACGAGCCGGGGGGCGTCGACCGGGACCTGGCCGAACAGCATGCCACCGGGGACGACGACCACGCTGGGCAGTGCGCGTCGAGCCGCACCGACGGCTCCGGGCGGCGCGTCGCGTACCGGGTCTGGTCGTTCTGACAACGCGGCAGGTGCGCCCGACCCGAACCCCCATCCGTCCATCCCCGGCGACACCGACGGTGAGCTGATCGGCGACACCCGCAGCGACGCGGACCCGTCGGACTCACCCGCACCCAGGTCGACACCGGTGAACCCCGACCGGCCCGGGTTGCCGGCGGCACCCGGGGGCTTCGCCGGTAACCGGTCGCTGGGCATCCAGGGGCGGCCATCAATAGGTATCCAGGGGCGGCCATCAGTACCGGCCCGCCGATCGCGGCCCGCCGGTGAGCTGCGACTGGGCGGCGGCATCCCGGCCGAGAGCGTACGGCCGGAAGCCTACGATCCGCCCACTCCCGCCCAGGAACGAGCCCTGGACGACGCCATTCCCCGGGATGCGGAGGGGCTGCCCGTCATCCATCCTCCACTGACCAGCGGTTGGACCTTGTTGACCAATGGGGGTGGCCCGTTCCAGGTCGGCCGGCACAACAACGGGACCGAGGTCGCCCGGGCACTGGCCTCGACCTGGTTCGGACGCCCCGTGGTGGCCGGGTCCAACCGTGGCGGATCCTCCACGTCGCAGCCAACGGAGGCGTGGATCGGCAGTCCGTACGTTGTCCAGCCGGGCGGGATCGCCGGGCTCGACCAGATCCACGCGGCGGTACGGGAGGCCGGTCCCGGCGCGTTCGCCTTCGTCCAGGTGCGGATTCCAGGTGTCGAGACGGCACACGAGCTTGCCGTGGTCAACGAGGGCGGTACGGTCAAGTGGATCGACCCGGTGGCGGGCGTCGCCGAAGCGCTCACGCCGCCGTACACCGATGTCGAGTCCTCCCAGGCGTTGCTGCTCGACGCCGATGGAGTCGCGGTCTCCACCCCGGACACGCGCCGCGTGAGCCTGAGCGAGGAATCCGGCACCCAGCCCGGGTCGCCCGAGCCCGCGGTCACCAGACGGACGACCGACGGCGAGCCGACGCCTTACGCTCCCACTGGCAGAATGCGCGGCCTGCGGACGAGTCTGACGCGCCCGGAGAACCTCCGATCCGCCCTCGACGATGCGGCGATCAGGAGAGCCGTGGAGGCGGCGGTGGCCGTGGGCGGCGGCACCCGGCCGGTACGGATGGACGAGGACCCGGCGGCGGTACGGAGACGAGTCGCCGCCGAGGCGGCCGAGTCGCGGCCGGGCCGACCGGAGCGGCAGGCGTCCCCCCGGCTGCGGTACGCGCTTGAGTTGCCGGCGACCGACTATGCCGACGCGGTCCGGCGGACCCTCGACGACCTGGCCGCGCAGGGCTACCAGCCGGTCCGTCTGGTCGACGGATGGGCGGCGGGCGAGGTGGGCGGTCTGGTCAGCCAGTGGCGCGATCCGAGCACCGGGCGGGAGTTCCACCTCAGGCTGGATACTCCGCAGAGCCGGGCCGCGTACGACGCGGTACGGGAATGGCAGGAGGCCCGCCGCGCCGATGCCGATCCGGACCGGCTGCGTCACCTGGCCGAGCGACGACAGCAGGCGCTGGCGCGGGTCCGCCCACCCGAGGGTCTCGGCGGGATCCAGTTGCCGGGTGTCGCCGCGCCAACCGACTCCCGCCCGGCGGAGACGTCCCGCACCCCTGAGCAGGCGGCTGCCGACCGTCGGGAATCGGCTCAGCCGACCCCTGAACTGGCGGCGGCGTGGAACGACGAACAGCTCGCCCGGCTGCCGTTGGTGACCGGTCGGCGGGCGATCCAGGCCGTTCGTGACTTTGTCAACTCGACTCCGTCCGGGCTGGAGTTCACCGGTGACCCGCAGCTGGGGCGGTACGCCGAGGCGCTGCATCCGGAGGACGGCGTACTCAAGATTGCTCTGCACGGGTTGCGTAACGGCGAGGTGGTGGTCGGCGGCTACCGGATGTCGGCCGAGAGTTTCGCCCGTGGGCTTGCCGACCTGAACCGGTCCGGCCGGATCAGCCTCGGTGATCGGCGGATCAAGCTGGTCTCCTGCTATTCCGGGGCGGGGAGTCGGCCCGCAGCGGCGGCGCTGGCTCGGATTCTTCGTCGGAAGGTCACCGGGGTCACCGAGAAGATGTGGACCTATCTCGACGGTACCGAGGTGATGGCCAGCCCGGACGTGCACAACGGACGGAGGCCGGCCGTCCCAGCCGACGGTAGGGAGCGGACCTTCGACTCGAGGGGTCGAGAGGTTCCATCGGTACCGGTCGACGGCGCGGATGCGGCAGCGGCACCGAATCCGCCGGTCGAGTCCGGTGGGGGAAGCCGAGCGGGCCCGGCGTCGGAAGTGGGCCGCGACGACCGGTCCCGCATGACGGGCGACCGGTGGGACAGTCACCGCACCCCGGACGGTCGGCTGCACCGGATCGGAGATCGGGCCGGGACATTTCGCGAGCCGGGCACCGACCGACTGCATGGCGAGTTGGATGCGCCAGGCACCTACCGGGATGAGTCGGACTTCTCGTTGCGCTCCGCCGAGACCGGTCGGCCGGTCCGTGACCCACTGACCGACCCGCGTCGGCCGGTGCGACACCGCGCCGCCGAGGGGCCAGCCCAGACGTACCAGTTCCGACAGCCACCGGACCAGGCGGTGCAGGCCGTTCGGCGGGCCGCAGCAGCGCGGAGGGAGCTTGCCGAGTTCCGGGAGACGACGCTTCGTCCGCAGATGGAACTCCTGGGGGTCTCCGACCCGCAGGAGCTGACCCGGTCGAACCTGAACCGTACGCGCGACCGCCTGCGGGCCGAGTACGCCCACGACCCGGCCATGCTCGCCCACGTCCAGGAGCTGGTCGCGGCGGCGCGGGAGCATTCCGACCTGGTGGCGGCGGCCCGGGCGGCGGAAGCCGCGGTGCCACACGCCGCCGCGCTGCGACTCTTGGCTGATCGATTCGGCCTGGCCGAGGCGGATGTCCTCACCCGTGAACCAGGGGAGGGACCGACTCCGGCCCGCGAGTTCGTGGCGCTCGGTCTGGACCGGACCAGCCATCGACTGGTGATCGTGGACACCCGGCCGTTCCGTCGATCACGGTACCTGCTGCCGGACGGCAGCCTCACCGAACGTGGCACACCGCAGTATGTGCGGGATGTGCTGGAGACCAATCCCGAGTTGCACGCGCAACTGCGTCAGAACCCCGACCTCCTCGATGAGCTGCACCGGGCACTCGCTCTGGGAGACCTCGAGGTGGAACTCCACCGCATCGAGGTCGGTGTCGACGGTGACCAGCAGGTGTCGATCACGACCCGACAGGCCGATCTGAGCGGGCTGGCACTCGACGGGTTGACCGAGCGGCTGCCACCCCCGTCCGGCAACCCCGATCCGGCGCTCAGACAGCGACTGCTCGATTCGGCTCGCCGAGTGGGCGAAGCCCACACCAGCCGGCCGGGGCGGTACGGCATCACGCGGATCGAGGTGCAGGACGGGTACGTCGAGGTCACAGTGGAGAGCGGCCTTTCCATCCCCGGGGTCCACCTGGGGCGCGCCCGAACCTTCCGGATCGAGTTCGCTGCGGTGTCGAAGGCCGAGAAGCTGATCGGCTACCAGCTCCGCGACGACGGCGTGTACGAGGTGAGCTTTGCCGCGAACCATCTCGACGGCGTGACCACAGCGACCCTCGACCAGTACGTGGCTCGGGCGATCGGACAGGTCGTGGGTGAGGTGCGGGCCACCAGCAGCGGCCGGTTCGGTCGGTTGCGTGGGCGGCCAGGTGGCCCGTTGAACAGCAACGACGCGTTGACCAACGATCCGACCCCGCCGCGCCGGCCGCGTCCCAGCCATGCCGATCTGGTGGCGCTCGCCGAACTCGACGCGCAGCTTCAGTTGCACGCCCAGGCGGACGGCCCACGGCGCACGGCAATCGAAGCGGAACTGCGGACGTTCATCGAAACCCGGGCGCTGCGCGAGGGGGTGCCCGGTGCGGAGGCGCGCGCCGAGCTGGTCCGTCGGCATCTGTCCAGGCCGGCGGCTGTGCTGTTCGAGGAACGCCGACGGTGGTGGTACGACTCCGACCCGGTGGTCGCCGGAACCATGTATCACCTGAACGAGGTCGCTCGACTGCTCTATGAACCAGTCCTGGTCGTTCCGGAGTTGACGATCGAGCCGGCGTCGGTGCCGGGTCGCTCCGTCTACCGGGTCACCCCTGCGGGTTGGCGCAACCAGGGCCAGCTCTCGTTCACGATCGAGGTGGTATCCGGATCGGTGCCCGATGGGCAGATCGCCACATTCCAGGGCGGGGGTTGGGAACGGCATTTCCATCTCGTGGTGGACCGGGACAGGTTCGCGCTCGGCGATCCAAGATCGGTCCGCGACCTTCAGGCGGCCGAGGCCGCGTTCCAGCGCGAGCTCTATGACACGTTGCGGAAACTGACGCGGTTGCAGCAGGCGCGGCCGGCCCAGGTGCCGTACCGGCGGATCGACCGGGTGTTCGCGAACCTCCCGAACGTCGTGAGCATCGGCGTTTCGGCTGTCCTTTCCTGGCTCAACAACAACCCGCTGCTCGTGCTCCGGCGGGCCGTCGCGAGCAGCGTCGACCTGTTGACGAACGATCCGATCTCCCGCGGCGACAGCTATACGAAGCAGGAACGGAAGCACGATCGCGTGTTGGCGCAGCTACCGGACCGTAGCGGCATCGCTGACGGAGAACTCCAGCGGCGGATCGACGACAGCTACGACCAGGCGGGCGAACTGGCCGTGAGGATCCAGGGTGACCGTACGCTCGCCGAACGTACCGTCCAGCCAGAGCCGGGGAAGAAGCCGGACACCGCAGAGATTTCGGAGCCGGAGGGCCGGAAGGTTCGAGAACGGATCCGTAACGGAATAGCGAGTATCAGCCAGGACCTTGCGAGCGACCCGATCGAGCACCTGCAGGGGATTTGGTTCACGGGTGACCGTACTGGTCTGTTCAGTCGCTGGCGACGTAGCGGGGCGATCGGCGTTCTCAAGGGGATTGGGCGACCCCTCGGGGAGGCCGGACTACGACAACGTCGTCGGCGTTCGGCCGTCAGGGCGGGTAGCGAGGACAGCTATGAGCTGGAGGTCAGGGGCGGGGCAGGGGTCGTGGTGTACGTCGAGGTGGCGCACACCGCGGATCCGGACAAGATCGAGGTCGAGTACACCGAGGAGCGGATCACCCTTCGGGTGCCGCCGAAGCTGGCGGAAGTCGAGGAGAAGGCCATGCGTACCGCCGTGCGGGACGCGTTGGCCGCTGTCGCGAAGCGCCAGCATGAACTTACCCAGTTCGTGACCAGCGGCCGGATACACCTTGAGCGGCGGGCCGCCGAGGAGGCGCCGATTTCTGGATTGGCCTGGCCGCTGGGCAACTGGGCGATCAATGGCTATGGCCACATGCAGGCGGCTGCCGGGATGGCCAAGGCCCTGGTGCAGGTGTTGGTCGACCGCTTCGTCGGTCGCCGCGACCGCGAGCTCACCGCTTTCCTCGAGGAGTACGACCTGAAGCACGCGGGCCGGCTGAGTGCGGCTCAACGGCGGAACGTCGGCGCACAGATCGAGGATTTGGCAAAGATCGGCGGCAATCTGGCCCGCGCAACGCTTGAGCGCTTACAGGGCCAGCGGCGGAATGTCCCCGTCTCGGCGCCACCCGCCGCCGGGGAGACAACCCGAACCGAGGAAGACGGTAAGACAGCGGCCGAGGAGCAGAAGTCCGTCCGGAGAGATTCGATCAAGGCGGCCATGTCCGAACTGAACGAGCGACATGATGTCACCTTCTCGTCCAGAGACATCATCGACGAGAATGGCCGACTCGTGGGCGTGTCGTGTAGTGAGGCTGATTCTCGACGTAGATTGCAGCGGACCCGAAAGCTCTATCGGTACGTTTCGAGCCTGTACCGGCGCGGCGACATCGAAGTGCGGTTCATCTTCGGCCAGGTCGAGGATGAGCGGCTGCTAGTTCCGACCGCCGACCGCATGAGTCGGAACAGCTTCGACTTCACCGTGAACGTGGATGCTGATCCGGATCAGGTTGCCGGTGCCGTCAGACACCTCATGGACAACGTGCTGTACGACCGCAAGAACCCAATCTCACGCGCTCGGTGGATTCGGGAGGATCTCCTGCCGGCGCTGTCCGCGGGGATTGGTGGCGGGATGCTGACCGCCATCTTCACTGGCTCCTTTTCCCTCGGTGTGGTCGCCGCGCTCACTGTTCTTTCGGTCGCCGGTCGCGCAGCCCTGCGAATGAAGCAGATTCACGACAACGATCTGGGCATCGTTCGGTCGCTGTCCGAGACCAACAAGGACAACACGCCGCCGGAGCGCCTCCGGGAGAAGGTCGAAGAGCAGCGCAGAGCTGTCGAGGAGCTCGAACGGCAAGCCAGGCAGATCGAGGCGGAACTGGCCGCCGACCCTCGCACAACCGACGACGTGGCGCGGCTGGTCAGACATTACGAGCAACTGCCGCCCGCCGACGCAGATGTGTTGCCCAACGTCGACGCGACCGTAACCAACTTCGAAGAACTGCCCCGGGCCGGTGTGATCGCGAGGGTGCGCGACACCGAACACACCTTCCGGCTCGCCTTTCGAGGGGCAGGTAACCGTCCCGAACAGTTGACCTTCGAGATCCGTACCGGTCCCGTCGGTGCTGAGGGGATCGTCACGGCGTATCGCGTCAACTCCGACGTGACGTACGTATTGCACGTCGACCCCACCCAGAGCCCGGAGCGGATCGCCGACGCGATCCAGGCGTGGGCACAGCAGGAGATCATCCGCATCTCGCAGCAACCAACCGGGCTGCCCAGCCCGAAGTTCCGCTGGCTCAGATTCGCCCGGGACGCGGTCGGTCAGGCGATGGCCTCCGGCGTACGGCTCGTCGAGGCCAAGATCCGCCACAAACCATGGGACAAGTCGGTCAAGACACAGACCGCCTACAGCGTCAGTGCGAGCGTCACCAGCGGCGTCGCGGAGTTGGCCGGCATCTCCTACGAGGGAAACGAGGCGGTCTCGGCGCAGAACCGCAGCGAACTGGCCAAGCGGCGACTCAGCACCACGGGTGAGGAGCACCTGGCGATCTTCGGGGCGGAGGCCGACACGCTGTTGACCCGTACCCGATGGGCATTCAACCGGTTGAGGTACCTGGAGCAGATCGCGGCGAACCTGCCGCCCGCCGAGCGACCCGTGCCGTTCCAGGACCTGTCGAGGTTCCTGCCCGGCGAGCCGATGTCCTGGGGCGTGGAGGGCTCGGCAGGCGGTGATCTGTCCTACGATCCGAGCGACCTTGATCCGACTCCGCGCCCCGGCGAGACACCGCAACTGGCTGCGGAGCGCGCGGAATGGGCTCGGGTCGCCATGGTCTTCAACGAACTCGGCGACACGCCGCCCAGGTTCGATGTCGCGGACAACGACGCGGCCCATGCCAGCGATGGTGCCCACACACTCGAGCGGCATGGACCTGCTGTGCCGCTGACCCGAGAACCCCACACGCACACTGTCGAAGGACGGATCTATGGAGATGCTCCCTGGCCCCGGCGTCAGAACTTCTCCTCCCGCTGGCTCGATGTCGCTGTCATGAATCGGGCGATCAACGAGTATGTGGCGGAGAACTGGCAGACCATCAGGGAGGATCTCGCGCTGGAAGGTAGGCACGTCGACGTGGCCATGCACGCCCGCCTGGTGGGCGAGGGGTACGCCAATCTGAGCATGGGAACCCGGGCGAGTCCGGTCCCCAGGTACTACCTGACCAAGCTCTTCCGGGTGACTCTGAAACTTGTGCCCGGCAGTGCTCCCGCCCGAGCCTTCATCGTGACCGCCTTCCCGGAAAGCAAGAGGTCCTGA
- a CDS encoding MbtH family protein — MTGDDDARTYAVVVNDEEQYSICWNDRDLPAGWRREGTAGTRSECLAHIDEVWTDMRPLSLRRWMDEQAPTG; from the coding sequence ATGACCGGTGACGACGATGCCCGGACCTACGCCGTGGTCGTGAACGACGAGGAGCAGTACTCGATCTGCTGGAACGACCGGGACCTGCCCGCCGGCTGGCGGCGTGAGGGCACCGCCGGGACCCGGAGCGAGTGTCTCGCCCACATCGACGAGGTGTGGACCGACATGCGACCGCTGTCGCTGCGACGCTGGATGGACGAACAAGCTCCCACCGGCTGA
- a CDS encoding MFS transporter, whose translation MGRSRSISTRLLPPPGLPRLIAFQSAMVAVGSGTFLTGSVVFFTHVLGLSPLQIGAGFSIAGFTGVVSSLPLGVLADRIGGQRAWGVGAVGSALAFAGYSLVDSFVGFVVLMGLAAVTDSFANAGRTIYTAEAMPAEDRVRTMAYARSYLNAGFTIGTALGTVALAFDSTAALVALVLLNSAVSLLNAILVTRLPAAPAIRHARTVSRSRLAVLKDLPYVTVAGLFAVMMFHSVILIEILPLWTITHTDAPKPVLGVMLALNTVLAIALQVPASRGADSLPGTARLVRRGALVTALACPVAALAGMTSGGWTVVTLIAAVLLVTVTELWFSAALWFFQTNVPPAATRGVYLGTAQTISSMADIFAPVGLTLLAIQTGGWGWWAIAAIFVSCALAVGPAVGWVTRTHRVGSDPAELRPVDQPGQTKS comes from the coding sequence ATGGGCAGGAGTCGATCAATCTCAACCAGGCTGCTGCCACCGCCTGGCCTGCCTCGCCTGATCGCGTTCCAGTCCGCAATGGTCGCCGTCGGTAGTGGCACGTTCCTCACCGGCAGCGTCGTGTTCTTCACCCACGTCCTCGGGCTCAGTCCACTACAGATCGGGGCCGGCTTCTCTATCGCCGGTTTCACCGGCGTGGTCAGTTCGCTCCCGCTCGGCGTCCTGGCCGACCGGATCGGTGGACAGCGAGCCTGGGGCGTCGGGGCGGTCGGTTCAGCTCTGGCGTTCGCCGGCTACTCCCTGGTCGACTCGTTCGTCGGATTCGTCGTCCTGATGGGCCTGGCGGCCGTCACCGACTCGTTCGCCAACGCCGGCCGCACCATCTACACCGCCGAGGCGATGCCGGCCGAGGATCGGGTACGGACCATGGCGTACGCCCGCTCCTACCTCAACGCGGGCTTCACCATCGGCACCGCGCTGGGAACCGTGGCGCTGGCGTTCGACTCCACCGCGGCACTCGTCGCCCTCGTCCTGCTCAACTCGGCGGTGTCGCTACTCAACGCCATCCTGGTGACCCGGCTCCCGGCCGCACCAGCGATACGACACGCCAGGACGGTCTCCCGCTCTCGGCTGGCGGTGCTGAAGGACCTCCCTTACGTCACCGTCGCCGGTCTCTTCGCCGTCATGATGTTCCACTCGGTCATCCTCATCGAGATCCTGCCCCTGTGGACGATCACGCACACCGACGCGCCGAAACCCGTACTCGGGGTGATGCTGGCGCTCAACACGGTGCTGGCGATCGCACTGCAGGTGCCAGCGTCTCGGGGTGCCGACTCGCTGCCCGGTACGGCTCGGCTGGTCCGACGCGGTGCCCTGGTCACCGCGCTCGCCTGCCCGGTGGCCGCGCTCGCCGGCATGACCAGCGGCGGGTGGACCGTCGTCACGCTCATCGCTGCCGTACTGCTGGTGACAGTCACCGAGCTGTGGTTCTCGGCCGCGCTGTGGTTCTTCCAGACCAACGTTCCACCGGCGGCGACGCGCGGCGTGTACCTCGGCACGGCACAGACGATCAGTTCGATGGCCGACATCTTCGCGCCGGTCGGCCTGACCCTGCTGGCGATCCAGACCGGCGGTTGGGGCTGGTGGGCCATCGCCGCGATCTTCGTGAGCTGTGCCCTCGCCGTCGGCCCGGCCGTCGGCTGGGTAACCCGTACTCACCGGGTCGGCAGCGACCCTGCCGAACTGCGGCCGGTGGATCAGCCCGGTCAAACGAAATCTTGA